A genomic region of Ornithorhynchus anatinus isolate Pmale09 chromosome 7, mOrnAna1.pri.v4, whole genome shotgun sequence contains the following coding sequences:
- the COL3A1 gene encoding collagen alpha-1(III) chain codes for MMSFVQGVTLVILALFHPSLIRAQQNQQAIEGGCSHLGQVYADRDVWKPEPCQICVCDSGSVLCDDIICDEQELDCPNPEIPFGECCPVCPQAPPTPTRYPNGGASQGPKGDPGPPGTPGRNGDPGHPGSPGSPGSPGPPGVCQSCPTGGFSPQFDSYDVKAGGGGMIAGGGAQGPQGLPGIPGPPGPVGHPGSPGSPGYQGSPGEPGQAGPAGPPGPPGALGPSGPAGKDGESGRPGRPGERGLPGVPGAKGPPGNPGFPGMKGHRGFDGRDGAKGETGAPGLKGENGLPGDNGIPGPMGPRGTPGERGRPGLPGSAGARGNDGSPGASGQPGPPGPPGTAGFPGSPGAKGEIGPPGTSGSNGSPGQRGEPGPQGHAGAQGPPGPPGTAGSPGGKGEVGQAGIPGAPGLMGARGPPGSQGAIGAPGQRGVPGEPGKNGAKGEPGLRGERGEAGTPGAPGSNGEEGKKGAPGEPGVNGVPGTPGDRGAPGFRGLPGSNGIPGEKGPAGERGSPGATGPRGLAGEPGRDGNPGTPGQRGMPGSPGGPGSDGKPGPPGSQGELGRPGPPGSQGPRGQPGVMGFPGPKGNDGAPGKNGERGGPGAPGGPGPAGKNGEPGAQGPPGSSGPPGERGEPGAAGPTGFQGLPGPPGPSGENGKPGEAGPRGENGLPGSPGGKGENGLPGERGPAGPPGNAGPRGSPGTAGPEGGKGAAGPPGPPGASGSPGLQGMPGERGGPGGAGPKGDKGEPGGRGGDGLPGKDGSRGPTGPIGPPGPAGPAGDKGDGGPAGAPGIAGPRGGPGERGEHGPPGPAGFPGAPGQNGEPGAKGERGVPGERGEGGPPGVAGPQGGPGATGPPGPQGVKGERGSPGGPGTTGFPGARGLPGPPGSNGNPGPPGSAGPSGKDGPPGPAGNTGPPGGPGGVGPKGEAGQPGEKGSPGDRGEPGSPGPSGVVGIPGVRGMVGLPGLQGRQGTPGQPGARGEDGKPGVNGSPGERGPVGPPGPVGLSGTAGEPGRDGNPGSDGQPGRDGSPGGKGDRGENGSPGAPGSPGHPGPQGPVGPAGKSGERGESGPAGPSGPPGPAGIRGAPGLQGARGDKGETGERGANGMKGHRGFPGNPGAPGSPGQAGQQGAVGSPGPSGPRGPLGPHGPPGKDGVSGHPGPIGPPGPRGNRGERGSEGSPGHPGNPGPPGPPGAPGPCCGNGGGGAAFLGGGEKASPYYGDEAVDAKVNTEEILSSLKSVSGQIEGIISPDGSRKNPARNCRDLKFCHSDLKSGEYWIDPNQGCKMDAIKVYCNMETGETCVSPSPARVPNKNWWTNPSAEKKHVWFGESMDGGFQFSYGNPELPEDVTEVQMAFLRLLSSRASQNITYHCKNSIAYMDQDSGNVKKALKLMNSNDGEFRAEGKLTYNVLEDGCTKHTGEWGKTVFEYRTRKAMRLPVVDIAPFDIGGPDQEFGVDIGPVCFL; via the exons CCGACACGGTACCCAAACGGCGGGGCCTCCCAAGGCCCCAAGGGAGATCCG GGTCCACCGGGCACTCCAGGGAGGAACGGCGATCCTGGACACCCTGGCAGCCCCGGGAGCCCAGGGAGCCCCGGCCCACCCGGCGTCTGTCAATCCTGCCCTACTGGG GGCTTCTCTCCTCAGTTTGATTCTTATGACGTCAAGGCTGGTGGAGGAGGAATGATCGCTGGAGGTGGTGCACAAGGACCTCAG ggTCTCCCCGGAattcccggcccgcccggcccggttGGCCATCCAGGCTCCCCA GGTAGCCCTGGATATCAAGGATCTCCCGGGGAGCCCGGACAAGCCGGACCTGCT GGACCCCCAGGGCCCCCTGGTGCTTTGGGTCCGAGTGGTCCAGCCGGTAAAGAT GGAGAATCTGGAAGACCAGGACGGCCTGGCGAACGGGGATTGCCTGGAGTTCCA GGTGCCAAAGGGCCTCCTGGAAACCCTGGATTCCCTGGGATGAAAGGACACCGA GGCTTTGATGGACGAGATGGAGCCAAGGGTGAAACTGGCGCACCGGGACTGAAG GGTGAAAACGGACTTCCTGGTGACAACGGGATCCCTGGGCCCATG GGTCCAAGAGGCACCCCAGGCGAGAGGGGGCGGCCCGGACTCCCAGGGTCTGCG GGTGCACGTGGTAACGATGGATCTCCAGGTGCCTCCGGCCAACCG GGCCCTCCTGGTCCACCTGGAACTGCAGGATTTCCTGGATCTCCCGGCGCTAAG GGTGAAATCGGCCCCCCTGGCACCAGCGGCTCCAACGGCTCCCCGGGTCAGAGAGGAGAGCCCGGACCCCAGGGTCACGCAGGCGCACAAGGCCCTCCC GGTCCTCCTGGAACCGCCGGCAGCCCTGGTGGCAAAGGAGAAGTG GGCCAAGCTGGCATCCCCGGAGCTCCAGGTCTGATGGGCGCTCGTGGTCCTCCTGGCTCACAGGGAGCCATTGGTGCTCCCGGACAGAGAGGAGTCCCG GGCGAGCCTGGCAAGAATGGCGCCAAGGGAGAGCCGGGCCTGAGGGGTGAGCGA gGTGAAGCTGGAACTCCAGGGGCTCCAGGGTCCAATGgcgaagaaggaaagaagggagctccaggagaaccaggagtcaATGGTGTCCCTGGCACACCAGGAGACAGG GGAGCTCCAGGTTTCCGTGGGTTACCAGGCAGCAACGGCATCCCCGGGGAGAAG GGCCCAGCCGGCGAACGTGGTAGCCCTGGAGCTACAGGCCCGAGAGGACTTGCTGGTGAACCTGGACGGGACGGGAACCCTGGTACTCCGGGACAGAGG GGCATGCCGGGCAGTCCGGGAGGTCCAGGATCGGATGGCAAACCAGGACCTCCA GGAAGTCAAGGCGAACTAGGACGGCCTGGACCCCCTGGTTCCCAGGGCCCCCGAGGGCAGCCTGGTGTCATGGGATTCCCTGGACCCAAAGGCAACGAT GGTGCACCTGGCAAGAACGGAGAGCGTGGCGGCCCTGGGGCTCCCGGAGGCCCA GGCCCCGCCGGAAAGAACGGAGAACCTGGAGCCCAAGGGCCTCCCGGATCCTCG GGACCCCCCGGGgaaaggggagaaccaggagctgCTGGTCCAACTGGTTTCCAG GGTTTGCCTGGTCCCCCTGGTCCTTCTGGAGAAAACGGAAAGCCTGGAGAAGCT GGTCCGAGAGGCGAGAATGGCTTACCTGGAAGCCCAGGAGGCAAG GGTGAAAACGGCCTCCCTGGTGAACGAGGACCTGCAGGGCCCCCTGGAAACGCTGGGCCGAGAGGAAGCCCAGGCACCGCTGGGCCAGAAGGTGGGAAG GGTGCCGCTGGTCCCCCTGGTCCTCCTGGTGCATCCGGATCCCCAGGTCTGCAGGGAATGcctggagagagaggtggtcctGGAGGTGCAGGTCCCAAGGGCGACAAG GGAGAACCTGGTGGTCGTGGTGGCGATGGTCTGCCCGGAAAAGATGGTTCAAGA GGTCCAACCGGTCCCATTGGACCTCCCGGCCCAGCTGGCCCTGCTGGAGATAAG GGTGACGGTGGTCCTGCAGGAGCTCCTGGTATTGCTGGTCCTCGTGGTGGTCCT GGAGAGCGAGGAGAACACGGTCCTCCGGGGCCTGCTGGTTTCCCAGGAGCTCCG GGACAAAATGGCGAACCAGGTGCCAAAGGTGAGCGTGGAGTTCCTGGCGAGAGAGGTGAGGGTGGCCCCCCCGGCGTTGCTGGACCCCAAGGAGGCCCTGGTGCCACT GGCCCACCCGGACCACAAGGAGTCAAAGGAGAGCGTGGCAGTCCTGGTGGTCCT GGCACCACTGGATTCCCTGGCGCCCGTGGccttcccggcccccccggcAGCAAC GGTAACCCAGGGCCTCCCGGCAGCGCAGGACCTTCAGGCAAAGATGGACCCCCCGGGCCGGCGGGTAACACTGGTCCTCCCGGTGGGCCCGGAGGCGTGGGTCCCAAGGGTGAAGCTGGCCAACCTGGAGAAAAAGGCTCCCCAGGCGATCGAGGAGAACCG GGCTCCCCTGGACCATCTGGCGTTGTTGGCATTCCTGGTGTTCGCGGCATGGTCGGGCTGCCGGGGCTGCAAGGACGACAGGGCACCCCAGGACAGCCGGGCGCCAGG GGAGAAGATGGGAAACCAGGAGTAAATGGCTCCCCAGGGGAACGCGGCCCTGTTGGCCCACCTGGCCCCGTTGGTCTGAGTGGAACTGCTGGAGAACCTGGCAGAGAT GGAAATCCTGGATCGGACGGTCAGCCAGGCCGGGATGGATCCCCAGGTGGCAAG ggagatcgTGGTGAAAATGGCTCTCCAGgtgctcctggttctcctggccACCCTGGCCCCCAGGGTCCCGTAGGTCCAGCTGGAAAGtccggagagagaggagaatca GGTCCTGCTGGTCCCTCTGGCCCACCTGGTCCTGCTGGCATACGAGGAGCTCCT GGTCTTCAAGGAGCTCGTGGAGACAAAGGAGAAACTGGTGAGCGTGGTGCTAATGGCATGAAGGGTCACCGAGGCTTCCCCGGAAACCCTGGAGCCCCCGGCTCCCCG ggTCAAGCTGGCCAACAAGGAGCCGTCGGCAGCCCGGGACCCTCGGGCCCAAGG GGTCCCCTTGGTCCTCATGGTCCCCCTGGAAAAGATGGCGTGAGCGGACATCCTGGCCCCATTGGTCCACCCGGCCCCCGTGGGAACAGAGGTGAAAGAGGATCAGAG ggCTCCCCCGGCCACCCAGGAAACCCAGGCCCCCCAGGCCCACCAGGAGCTCCTGGGCCTTGCTGCGGCAATGGCGGCGGTGGGGCAGCCTTCTTAGGTGGCGGAGAGAAAGCATCCCCCTACTATGGAGACGAGGCGGTTGACGCCAAAGTGAACACTGAGGAGATCCTGTCTTCCCTGAAATCGGTCAGCGGGCAGATAGAAGGCATCATCAGCCCAGACGGGTCCCGAAAGAATCCTGCCCGCAACTGCCGAGACCTGAAGTTCTGCCATTCTGACCTCAAGAGCG GAGAGTACTGGATTGACCCGAACCAAGGCTGCAAGATGGATGCCATCAAGGTGTACTGCAACATGGAGACCGGGGAGACCTGTGTGAGCCCCAGCCCTGCCAGAGTCCCCAACAAGAACTGGTGGACCAACCCCAGTGCGGAAAAGAAACACGTTTGGTTCGGAGAGTCCATGGATGGCGGCTTCCAG TTCAGCTACGGCAATCCCGAGCTTCCTGAAGAcgtgactgaggtccagatggCATTCCTGAGGCTCCTTTCCAGCCGGGCATCCCAGAACATCACATATCACTGCAAGAACAGCATCGCCTACATGGACCAGGACAGCGGCAACGTCAAGAAGGCTCTGAAACTGATGAACTCGAACGATGGAGAATTCCGGGCCGAAGGGAAGCTCACTTACAACGTTCTGGAGGATGGTTGCACT aaacacaccggggagtgggggaagaccgTCTTCGAGTATCGGACGCGCAAGGCCATGAGGCTGCCCGTGGTGGACATCGCACCCTTTGACATCGGGGGCCCCGACCAGGAGTTCGGTGTGGACATTGGCCCCGTCTGCTTCTTGTAA